Proteins from a single region of Bdellovibrio bacteriovorus HD100:
- a CDS encoding alpha/beta fold hydrolase, with amino-acid sequence MKNALILSTLLMTTACASTSTKPASEINSAKGFDSVLSTYQYPFPVHYYNFKSQGQDLKMAYMDVAPTKESNKGTIVLLHGKNFPGAYFETLINSLTAEGFRVIVPDQIGFGKSTKPAYYQYSFHALGQNTQNLLKSLNVEKYKLLGHSMGGMVASRMSLMFPDSITQLFLVNPIGLEDWKTMTSYRPVEDGFRGELASSAEKIKQYQLDSYYDGKWKPEYDKWLEIPTGWILGPDYPVIAWNAALTSDMVFTQPVIYEFKNIKAPTVLIIGQRDRTAIGKAWAPEENKKKMGNYPVLGRQAARLIPKSKLEELKGLGHMPFIEDYNAFWSAMKKHL; translated from the coding sequence ATGAAAAACGCCCTGATCCTCTCGACCCTGCTAATGACCACCGCCTGTGCAAGCACCAGCACAAAGCCAGCAAGCGAAATCAATTCAGCCAAAGGCTTCGATTCAGTATTGTCGACCTATCAATATCCATTCCCTGTGCACTACTATAATTTTAAATCCCAAGGCCAGGACCTAAAGATGGCGTACATGGATGTCGCGCCCACCAAGGAAAGTAACAAGGGCACCATCGTTCTGCTGCACGGAAAGAACTTTCCCGGCGCTTACTTCGAAACCCTGATTAATTCCCTGACGGCCGAAGGCTTCCGAGTGATTGTTCCGGATCAGATTGGTTTCGGCAAATCGACGAAGCCCGCCTACTACCAATATAGCTTCCACGCCTTAGGGCAAAACACCCAGAATCTTTTGAAGTCTTTGAATGTAGAAAAATACAAGCTGTTGGGGCATTCAATGGGCGGGATGGTCGCCAGCCGCATGAGTCTGATGTTCCCGGATTCAATCACTCAACTTTTCCTGGTGAATCCGATCGGTCTTGAAGACTGGAAAACCATGACTTCCTACCGTCCGGTCGAAGATGGTTTCCGCGGAGAACTGGCAAGCTCTGCAGAAAAGATCAAACAGTACCAATTGGACAGTTACTATGATGGCAAATGGAAACCGGAATACGACAAGTGGCTGGAGATTCCAACCGGCTGGATCCTGGGCCCTGACTATCCAGTGATTGCCTGGAATGCCGCTCTGACATCCGATATGGTGTTCACTCAGCCTGTGATATATGAATTCAAAAACATCAAAGCACCGACTGTCCTGATCATCGGACAAAGAGACCGAACAGCCATCGGTAAAGCCTGGGCCCCGGAAGAGAACAAAAAGAAGATGGGCAACTATCCAGTGCTAGGAAGACAAGCCGCCCGCCTGATTCCAAAATCAAAATTGGAAGAGCTTAAAGGCCTGGGACATATGCCTTTCATCGAAGACTACAATGCATTCTGGTCCGCGATGAAAAAGCACCTTTAA